The genomic window GGGCCGCCCGGCCCGCGCCAGCGACGTGGAGGCTGTGACCTGGCTGCTCGGGCAACTGGGCCGCAGCTACTCGGCGGCGGATTTCGCGGCGGCGCGGGCAAGCTGGAATGTCCACGCCCGCGCCATGGGCCGCTTTCACCAGAACTACGACCTGCTGCTCACGCCGGTTTTGGCCACGCCGCCGCTGCAAATTGGTGAGTTGCAGCCGCGCGGCGTGCAGGCGGCACTCCTCCGGGCCGCTCAGCAGATGGATGTCAGCGGGCTGCTGCGCCGCTCCGGACAAGTCGACGCACTCGCGACCGACATTCTGGAAAAGATGCCCTACACCCAGCTCGCCAACCTGACCGGGCAGCCCGCCATGTCAGTCCCACTGCACTGGACGGCGGACGGGCTGCCGGTGGGCGTGCAGTTCGTCGCTCCGCTCGCCCGCGAGGACGTGCTGCTGCGGCTGGCGGGGCAACTGGAACAGGCGCGCCCCTGGTTCGCGCGGCGGCCCACCGTCGGGCGGGCAGCGGTTGGAGAGGCGGCGTACAGTGGGTCGGCATGACACCTTCTTCTTTCGATGAACGGCTCGCCCGCTACGCCGAACTGCTGGTCAAAGTCGGCGTGAACCTGCCTGCCGGCGGCAAACTGCTGGTCAATGCGCCGCTGAGCGCCGCCCCGCTGGTGCGCCTGGTGGCCCGCGCCGCCTACCGCGCCGGAGCGCTGGACGTGCGGGTGGAATACCACGACGAACATCTCGCCCTCGCGCTCTACGAGGACGGCTCTGACGAGGCCATGGGCTTTCTCCCGCCCTGGGCCACCGAGCAGGTGCAGCACATGCTGGACGACGGCTACGCCCGCCTTTCCATTCGCGGCGACGACCCCGCCCTGCTCAAAAACGTCAACCCCGAGCGCATCGCCCGGCGCAGCAAACTCATGGCCCAGGCCTCCCGCGAGGTCTCGGCGGCGGTCAGCGGCTTCGCGGTGAACTGGACCGTCGCCGCCATGAGCACCCCCGCCTGGGCGCAGGCCGTGTACCCGGAGTTGCCCGAAGCGGAAGCCGTCGCCTGCCTCTGGGACGACATTTTCAAGGTCACCCGCGCCGACCTGCCCGACCCGCTCGGTGCGTGGGAGGACCACGTCGCCGCTCTCGCCCGGCGCTCGGCGCACCTCAACGACAAGCAGTACGCCGCCGTCCACCTGACCACCGAACTCGGCACCGACCTCACCGTGGGGCTGGCCGAGCGCCACATCTGGCAAGGCGGCGCGGAAGAGGCCAAAAACGGCATTGTCGGCGTGCCCAACCTTCCCACCGACGAGGTGTTCACCATGCCGCACCGCGACCGGGTAAATGGCGTCGCCGTCGCCAGCAAGCCGCTGAGCGTGCGCGGGCAGGTCGTGGAAGGCATCCGGGTGCGCTTTGAAAACGGCAAGGCGGTCGAAGTCAGCGCCGAGAAGGGCGAGGACACCCTCAAGAGCCTGATCGCCACCGACGAAGGCGCCGCGCACCTCGGCGAAATCGCGCTGGTCGCCGCTTCCGCGCCCGTTGCGCAAACAGGCACGCTGTTTTTCAACACGCTGTTCGACGAAAACGCCGCTTCGCACATCGCCCTCGGACGCTGCTACCCCACCAACGTGCAGGGCGGCGCCGACGCACAGCAGCGGCAGGCGGCGGGCGGCAACGACTCACTCATTCACGTGGACTGGATGATCGGCACGCCCGGCGCGTCGGTGGACGGCATAACGGCGGACGGGCAGCGCGAACCGCTGATGCGCGGTGGCGAGTGGATGATTTAGAGCATTTGACAGAAAAAGACCCCCTCACCCCTGCCTTCGGCAGGCCCTCTCTGCTCCGCAGCTCTTCGAGTCCCACCAGGGTAGAGGGTCAAAAACGTCAAGCATTCTTATGTCAAATGCTCTAAAGCGGTCCTTTAAGCCCGGTGTGATCGGCACGCGGCGCGGCTACAATGCGGCTCATGAGTGACACCTACAACGCCGAGGGCTTTACCCAGACGCCCTACCTCAGCACCGAGCGCCAGACCAAGTTCACCCAGGCCCCCGAGTTGGGCGACGCCATCGAACCCGGCAAGCAGTACCGCGCCGTGCTGGAAACAAGCAAAGGCCGCATCGTCGTGGAGCTCTACCCCGACGAAGCGCCGATGACCGTCAACTCGTTCGCCTACCTGCTGCGCCACCACTACTACGACGGCATCAAGTTCCACCGCGTCATCGACGGCTTTATGGCGCAGACCGGCGACCCCACCGGCACCGGCATGGGCGGCCCCGGCTACAAGTTCGAAGACGAGTTCGCCGGCAACCACCACCGCCACAGCGGCAAGGGCGTCCTGAGCATGGCGAACGCCGGCCCCGGCACCAACGGCAGCCAGTTCTTCATCACCTTCACTGCGACTCCGCACCTCGACAACCGCCACACCGTGTTCGGCAAAGTCGTGGAAGGTCTGGACGTGCTCGACCGCATCACCCGCATTCAGCCCGGCATGGGCGGCACGCCGGACGTGATCGAAACGGCGTACCTTGTCGAGAAGTAAGCCCAATACAGTTGGGAAAGAAGCTCTGGCTCAGGCCGGGGTTTTTTTTGGTGGTGTGGGGGCGGGTCTTGGGGAGACAGCCCTCAAAGAAAGCCTCCCCACCCCGCTTTTCTCTTCGCTCCACTACACTGGCCCCTATGTCAGACGCACCCCTCACGCTGGAAATTGAAAAGCTCGTCGCCGGGGGGCTGGGCCTCGCCCGCGACGAGGGCGGCGTGGTGCTGGTGCGCGGCGCCCTGCCCGGCGAGCGCGTGACCGCCGACGTGCGCCAGGGCAAGGGCGTGCGCCAGGGCACGGTGCGCGAGGTGCTGCGCCGCAGCCCGGACCGGGTGGACGGCCCCGAGCTGCCCACCGCCGACCTCGCCTTCGCCTCCTACGTGGCGCAGCTCGGCTACAAGCGGGCCTTCGTGGAAGAAGCCCTGGCGCGCATCGCCAAGCTGCGCGTGCCGGTGGGGGAGACGGTGCCGAGTCCCGAGGAGTGGCACTACCGCAACACGGCGCAGTACCTCGTGACGCCGCAGGGCCTGGGCTACCGCGAGCGCCGGGGCCACACCGCCCAGATGTTTCAGGGTGACCCCCTCGTGATGGAGGAAATTGCCGCCGTCGCCCAGAAACTCGATCCCGAGCGGCTCGACCCTGCCACCGAAATCGCCTTCCGCGCCAGTCGCCTGACCGGGGAAGTGGTGGCGGCGCTCATCGGCACCGGGGAGCCGCGTGACTTTCTGCGGGCCTCGGACCACCTGCTCGACGCGGGCGTGGTCGGCGTGTCGCTGGCGCAACCGGCGGGGCGGCGCTTCAGCGCGGCGTGCGCCTCATTGCGGGCGAGAGCGAGATTCAGGAACAGTTCGGCGACGTGCGCGTGAGCATCAGCGCCACCGGCTTCGCGCAGGTGAACCCGGCAGCGGCGGGCCTCGCTTATCGCCGGGCAGCGGCGCTGGCGGCTCAGGGGTTGGGTCAGGGCGAACACGCCGTGGACCTTTACGGCGGCGCGGGGGCTATTGCCCGGCATCTTTCGCCCCACTTTCGCCGCGTAACCGTCCTCGACACCTCCGCCGAAGCGCTCAGCCGGGGCCGGCAGGACGTGGCGCAGAGCGTGGCGGAAGGAGCAGGCGAGAAGAACATCTCCTTCCGGCAGGGCGACGCCTCGCGCCTGGAGGACATCGGCGCCGACGTGCTGGTGGTGGACCCGCCCCGCGCCGGGCTGGACGAGGCGGCGCGCGACCACATTCAGGAAAGCACCGCCGACCGGCTGGTGTACGTCTCCTGCGACCCGGCGACCTGGGCACGCGACGTGGGCGACCTCGTGCGCCGGGGCTGGAGCTTGGGTGAAATCACGCCGCACGACTTTTACCCCCAGACCTCCCACGTGGAAATCGTGAGCGTGCTGGAGCGCTAATGCGCCGCTGGCCCGTCCTGCTCCTGCCGCTGCTGCTCAGCGCCTGTCAGGACCGTGAGGCCCGCGCTCAGAACGCCGAACTGGCGCGGCGGGTGGCGGCTCTGGAAAGCGAGGTGCAGTCGCTGAAAAAGGAGCAGGCGGCCCCCGGCCTGACCCCCCCTGCCGACGCGGCTGCCGTCACCGCCCGCGCCGCCGCGCGCAACTGCGCCACCCAGCTCGCCCGCACACTGGAGGACTACCGCCGGGGCAGCCTGGAGAAGCGGTACCCCGCCGCAGGCGATATCGCGCTGCCACCGCCCTGCCAGAACCAGAAAGTGCGCTGGCAGACGCGCACGGCGCAGGCCTACGCCTTCAGCGTGGTGGACGACGCCGGAGCGGTGTTGGCGGAGGGGCAGGGGCCTTAAGAGCAGTAGCGCAGTTGAGCTTTTGACCCTCTACCAGGGGGAGAGGGCCTTGCCCTAGGCAAGGGGTGAGGGGTCTTTCAGTCCCGCAGAAATGAAAACTCGTTCCAGTATCCTTTTTAACCCAGCCCCGCCAGCGCCCGCTCAATCACCACCGCCACCCCGTCCTCCTCATTGCTCAGCGTCACCTCGTCTGCGGCGGCCCGCGCTTCGGGGTGGGCATTGCCCATCGCCACGCCGCGCCCGGCCCAGGCGAGCATCTCGGCGTCGTTGGGCGCGTCCCCGAAAGCGAGGGTGTCGGCCTGCGCCACGCCCAGGTTCTCGCACAGCAGCGCCAAGCCCGCCGCCTTAGTAATGCCCTCGGCAGCCACTTCCACGAAGGCCGCGCCGCTGTGGGTCGCGTGGAAGCCGGTCAAACCCAACGCACGCACGGCGACGAGCAATTCGGGCGGTGACACCTCGGGGTGACGCAGCACGAATTTCAGGCTCGGGGCGCTCAGCACCTCGTCCAGCGAATACCGGCCCATCGTCGCCGGGTCGCGCTTGTGGTCGGTTTCGGAGGCGAGGTCAGCGTACTCGCCCTGCGCGTAGAAGCCCTCGCCCGCCTCACGGATGCTGGCAAAGACCGTGCCGGGTACCTGTTGCCGAATGGCTTCCGCCAGCGCCCGCTGCATTTCCGGCGCGAGATGACGCTCGAACAGCACCTCGCCGGTCGTCAGGTGAATGCCGAGCGCCCCGTTGCTGCACAGCGCCCAGCCGTCAAAACCCGCGCCCTGCGCGATGCGCCGCACGCCCACCGGCTGCCGCGCCGTGACTGGAACGACGTGAATGCCCGCCGCCCGCGCCGCGTCCAGCGCCCGGCGGGTGCGGGGGCTGACGCTGAGGTCGTCGCGCAGCAGGGTGCCGTCGAGGTCGGAAGCAATGAGGCGCAGAGGCATGAGCCATACGCTACCGCCCGCCCCGCCAAATGACATCATGTTTGCAAAAGGAGGCCCCGCCATGTCCGAGTTCCACGAACTGCAACCGCCCCACGCCCCGCGCTGGCTGCCGCTGGTGCTGGAAACGGAAGTGACCGCCGCGACCCTGCGTTACCGTACCCGGCGCGGTGGCCCCTGGCGCGAGGTGCCGCGTGCCGACATCCTGAGCGCCGACGTGGTGCACCCTGCCCGCTGGAGCTGGCCGTACTCGCGCCGCCTGGACCCCGGCAGCGAGCAACTGCTCAGCACCAGTGGTCGGGCAGTACGGCTACGGTTGCGCGGCGGACAGGTGTTGGTGCTTGGAAGTGGGCGGGCGGCGGAGCTGCTCAGCGCCTTGCGGGGTTAGGAACGGAGCCTGGCCGGAAGTTCGAACCGCCCGTCGGCGCCCGCTTCAAAGGGCAACACCTCCGTTACCGCGTCCAGATTCAATGGTCCATACAGGTGCGGAAAATGCGGACTGCCCGGCTCGTATTCCTCCCAGCGCAGTTCGGCGCGCAATTTTGCCGGGTCAATGACGAGGAGCAGCAGGCCGCTTTGCCCGGCGTACAGAAAGTTGGCGACCCCGATGACCTGTGCAGGTGCCGACAGGTGAATAAAGCCCTGCATCTCCATACTTGGGGCCGAATAAACCCCCGCCCGCTGAGCTGCGGCCCAGGCGGCGGGGGTGGTGATGTGAGTCACGAGACCCGGAATCAGCTTTCGTACTCCAGGTAGGTGTAGCCGAGCAGTTCCTCGCCGTAGTCCTCAAGCAGCTCGTGCTCCTGCTCCTGCGTCAGCGTGCCGCGCCCGATGGCGGCGTCGGCCTGGTCCTCAATCGCGTCGCGCAGCATCGGCTCCTCGTAGCCCATCGACTCGATCATGCGCCGCGCCTTCTGGCCGCGCACGAAGAGGTCGATGTTGAAGCGTCCGCCGGGCCGCACCGTCACGTGCGCCTCGCTCACCTTGCCGAAGAGGTTGTGGGCGCTGCCGAGCACGTCCTGATACGCGCCCATCAGGAACGCGCCGAGGTAGTAGGGCCGGTCGCCGGGTTCGTGCAGCGGCAAGGTGGCCTTCACGTCGCGCAGGTCGATGAATTTCTCGACTTTGCCATCACTGTCGCAGGTGATGTCTACCAGCGTGGCCTGCCGGGTGGGTTGTTCGTTCAGGCGGTCGAGCGGCACGATGGGAAACAGCGCCCCGATGGCCCAGTTGTCGGGCAGGCTCTGAAACAGCGAGAAGTTGCAGATGAACTTGTCGGCGAGCACCTTTTGCAGGTCTTCGAGTTCGTCGGGCACATACTTTTCGCCCTGAATCAGCTTGGCGATCTTGCGCAGAATCGCGTTGAATAGCGCCTCGCCTCGCGCCCGGTCCTCAAGGGTCACGTAGCCGAGGTCGAAGAGGTTGTGCAGCGTCTGCTTGTCGCCCACCGCGTCGTTGTAGGACTCCCGGTAGTTACGCATGGAGATGTTTTCCAGCGTCTCGTACATGTCGCGCACGATCTGGTGGCTGTCCTCGCCCGGCACCGTCAGTTCCTGGTCTTCGAGGTTGCGCGTCGGCCCGGTCACGTCCACCACCGGCAAAATCAGCACGGCGTGGTGCGCAGTGAGCGCCCGCCCCGATTCCGACACGATGACCGGCTCGGGCACTTCGCGCGCCTTGCACACCTCCTGCACGGTGTACACGATGTCGGCGGCGTATTCCTTGACGGTGTAGTTCATGGAGGCGTAGAAGGTCGTCTTGGAGCCGTCGTAGTCCACGCCGAGGCCGCCGCCCACGTTGAGGTATTTCAGGTCGGCGCCCGCCGCGATGAGGCCCGCGTAGGTCTGCGCCGCCTCGCGCACCGCCACCTTGACCCGGCGAATGTCGGTGATTTGCGACCCGATGTGGGTGTGCAGCATCACCAGCGAGTCGAGCATGTTCTCTTCCTTGAGCCGCTCGACCACCCGCAGCAGCTCGTAGGCGTTGAGGCCGAACTTGGCCTGGTCGCCGCCCGACTCTTCCCACTGGCCCGAGCCCCGGGCGTGCAGCTTGAAGCGCACGCCCACAGCGGGCTTGACCCCGAGCGCCTTCGCCTGCTTGAGGATGCGGTCGAGTTCGGTGAACTTCTCGATGGTGATGACCACGTTCTTGCCCAGCGTCCGGCCCCACAGGGCGAGCTTGATGAACCCGTCGTCCTTGAAGCCGTTGCAGCACAGCAGCGCGTCGGGGTGCATCTTCTGCGCGAGGCACAGCGCGAGCTCGGCCTTGGAGCCCGCTTCCAGCCCGTGCGCGTAGTCGTACCCGGCGGCGGCCACCGTCTCCACCACGGCGCGGCGCTGGTTCACCTTGATGGGAAACACGCCCTGGTAATGCCCGGAGTAGTTGTACTCGTTGATGGCGGCCTGAAACGCCTCGTTGAGGTGCTTGACCCGTCCGGCGAGCACCTGCGGAAAGCGCAGGATGACCGGCAGGCTCTCGCCCCGGTCCACGATTTCGTCCACGATGGCGCGCAGCGAGGCGTGCAGGCCCGGCGCGGGGGTGGCCTCCATCAGGCCCTTGTCGGACACGCGGAACCAGCCGCCCGACCAGTTGGGCACCTGGTAGAGTTCGGCGGCGTCGGCGGAAGTAAAGCTGGTGTTGAGCGGATTGGCAGTCGTCATAGCGCTCCTCCTGTGGGTAGGTAGGCTCGCCGTGCGCGGGGTTCGGAGCCGTGCGGGGCACACTCAACGGACGCCGTGCGAAACCGGGGGGCATGATAGGACACGCGGGCCGGGAGGGATGTCAGACCTTCAAGGTCATCGCTGGATTGGCGTTCTCTGTGAACCCCGCGCGGCGGTAGAGCTCGATCCCCATCGGGGCCGCGTTGAGGCCGATGTGCCGGTAGCCCCCCGCCTGCGCCCACGCGAG from Deinococcus radiodurans R1 = ATCC 13939 = DSM 20539 includes these protein-coding regions:
- a CDS encoding aminopeptidase — encoded protein: MTPSSFDERLARYAELLVKVGVNLPAGGKLLVNAPLSAAPLVRLVARAAYRAGALDVRVEYHDEHLALALYEDGSDEAMGFLPPWATEQVQHMLDDGYARLSIRGDDPALLKNVNPERIARRSKLMAQASREVSAAVSGFAVNWTVAAMSTPAWAQAVYPELPEAEAVACLWDDIFKVTRADLPDPLGAWEDHVAALARRSAHLNDKQYAAVHLTTELGTDLTVGLAERHIWQGGAEEAKNGIVGVPNLPTDEVFTMPHRDRVNGVAVASKPLSVRGQVVEGIRVRFENGKAVEVSAEKGEDTLKSLIATDEGAAHLGEIALVAASAPVAQTGTLFFNTLFDENAASHIALGRCYPTNVQGGADAQQRQAAGGNDSLIHVDWMIGTPGASVDGITADGQREPLMRGGEWMI
- a CDS encoding peptidylprolyl isomerase; protein product: MSDTYNAEGFTQTPYLSTERQTKFTQAPELGDAIEPGKQYRAVLETSKGRIVVELYPDEAPMTVNSFAYLLRHHYYDGIKFHRVIDGFMAQTGDPTGTGMGGPGYKFEDEFAGNHHRHSGKGVLSMANAGPGTNGSQFFITFTATPHLDNRHTVFGKVVEGLDVLDRITRIQPGMGGTPDVIETAYLVEK
- a CDS encoding Cof-type HAD-IIB family hydrolase; this translates as MPLRLIASDLDGTLLRDDLSVSPRTRRALDAARAAGIHVVPVTARQPVGVRRIAQGAGFDGWALCSNGALGIHLTTGEVLFERHLAPEMQRALAEAIRQQVPGTVFASIREAGEGFYAQGEYADLASETDHKRDPATMGRYSLDEVLSAPSLKFVLRHPEVSPPELLVAVRALGLTGFHATHSGAAFVEVAAEGITKAAGLALLCENLGVAQADTLAFGDAPNDAEMLAWAGRGVAMGNAHPEARAAADEVTLSNEEDGVAVVIERALAGLG
- a CDS encoding DUF952 domain-containing protein codes for the protein MTHITTPAAWAAAQRAGVYSAPSMEMQGFIHLSAPAQVIGVANFLYAGQSGLLLLVIDPAKLRAELRWEEYEPGSPHFPHLYGPLNLDAVTEVLPFEAGADGRFELPARLRS
- the speA gene encoding biosynthetic arginine decarboxylase gives rise to the protein MTTANPLNTSFTSADAAELYQVPNWSGGWFRVSDKGLMEATPAPGLHASLRAIVDEIVDRGESLPVILRFPQVLAGRVKHLNEAFQAAINEYNYSGHYQGVFPIKVNQRRAVVETVAAAGYDYAHGLEAGSKAELALCLAQKMHPDALLCCNGFKDDGFIKLALWGRTLGKNVVITIEKFTELDRILKQAKALGVKPAVGVRFKLHARGSGQWEESGGDQAKFGLNAYELLRVVERLKEENMLDSLVMLHTHIGSQITDIRRVKVAVREAAQTYAGLIAAGADLKYLNVGGGLGVDYDGSKTTFYASMNYTVKEYAADIVYTVQEVCKAREVPEPVIVSESGRALTAHHAVLILPVVDVTGPTRNLEDQELTVPGEDSHQIVRDMYETLENISMRNYRESYNDAVGDKQTLHNLFDLGYVTLEDRARGEALFNAILRKIAKLIQGEKYVPDELEDLQKVLADKFICNFSLFQSLPDNWAIGALFPIVPLDRLNEQPTRQATLVDITCDSDGKVEKFIDLRDVKATLPLHEPGDRPYYLGAFLMGAYQDVLGSAHNLFGKVSEAHVTVRPGGRFNIDLFVRGQKARRMIESMGYEEPMLRDAIEDQADAAIGRGTLTQEQEHELLEDYGEELLGYTYLEYES